The genomic region GGAGAGGTCCAGGCACAAGTGATAGAACGCTACACGCGCGAGGAGATGGGCCGTCTGTGGACGGCCGAAAAGAGGTTCGGCACCTGGCTCGACGTGGAGATCTACGCCTGCGAGGCCATGGCCGCAAAGGGAGTCGTGCCCGAGAGGGCGCTGGAGACGATAAAGAAGAAGGCCGGCTTCGACATAAGGCGCATCGAGGAGATCGAGCGCACCGTAAAGCACGACGTAATAGCCTTCCTCACGTCCGTGGCCGAGCACGTGGGCCCCGATTCGCGCTACATCCACATGGGACTCACCTCCTCGGACGTGCTCGACACCTCCCTTGCCGTGCTCCTCAAAGAGGCGGCGACGATCATCATAAAGGACATAAAGGAGCTCATGAGGGCGCTCAAAAGGCGCGCCATGGAGCACCGCGACACGGTCATGATAGGCCGCTCCCACGGCATCCACGCCGAACCCATGACCTTCGGCCTCAAGATGGCCCTCTGGTACGAGGAGGCCCGGCGCAACCTCGAGCGCATGGAGCAGGCCCGCGAGACGATCTCCTGCGGCAAGCTCTCCGGCGCCGTGGGCACCTTCAGCGCCGTGGACCCCTACGTGGAACGCTACGTGCTCCGCAAGCTCGGCCTCAAGCCCGAGCCCGTGGCCACCCAGGTGGTCCAGCGCGACCGCCACGCCCACTTCTTCTCCACACTGGCCGTCGTGGCCTCGTCGGTCGAGAAGATAGCCGTCGAGGTGCGCCACCTCCAGCGCAGCGAGGTCCTCGAGGCCGAGGAGTACTTCTCCGAGGGCCAGAAGGGCTCGTCGGCCATGCCACACAAGCGAAACCCCGTGCTCTCCGAGAACCTCACGGGCCTTGCCCGCCTCGTGCGGGGCTACGCCGTGAGCGCCATGGAGAACGTCGCCCTCTGGCACGAGCGCGACATAAGCCACTCGTCGGTGGAGCGGGTCATCGCCCCGGACGCGACGATCCTCGTGGACTTCATGCTCGCAAGGGTCACCGGTGTCGTCAAGAACCTCGTCGTCTACCCGGCGAACATGCGCCGCAATCTCGACCGCCTCGGCGGACTCGTCTTCTCGCAGAAGG from Deltaproteobacteria bacterium harbors:
- a CDS encoding adenylosuccinate lyase, encoding MIERYTREEMGRLWTAEKRFGTWLDVEIYACEAMAAKGVVPERALETIKKKAGFDIRRIEEIERTVKHDVIAFLTSVAEHVGPDSRYIHMGLTSSDVLDTSLAVLLKEAATIIIKDIKELMRALKRRAMEHRDTVMIGRSHGIHAEPMTFGLKMALWYEEARRNLERMEQARETISCGKLSGAVGTFSAVDPYVERYVLRKLGLKPEPVATQVVQRDRHAHFFSTLAVVASSVEKIAVEVRHLQRSEVLEAEEYFSEGQKGSSAMPHKRNPVLSENLTGLARLVRGYAVSAMENVALWHERDISHSSVERVIAPDATILVDFMLARVTGVVKNLVVYPANMRRNLDRLGGLVFSQKVLLRLIEKGLTREQAYALVQRNAMKVWKGEGDLKSLLKKDQDVLERLDEKEIEECFDLEPYLRHVDYLYRRVFGGSGRARRSGRRKE